Proteins encoded together in one Elusimicrobiota bacterium window:
- the htpX gene encoding protease HtpX, translating into MAMMKRFMLFMAVNLLVVVTISIVLNVLGVRPYITAQGLDMTSLAIFCLVWGMGGAFISLGLSRILAKMFLKVKVIDPVTASGDAAWLVQTVHQLSRHANLPGMPEVGIYESPELNAFATGPTKRRSLVAVSSGLLERMDRNQVEGVLGHEVSHIANGDMVTMTLLQGVVNAFVMFLARIIAFAISQNVKEGSRRMVQFTVTIVLEILLSFLGMMVVAAFSRYREFRADASGARLTGREKMIAALEGLRRGVGLEDKRAPSLAAFKISGKRGGLMALMATHPPLDVRIARLRQSTGAF; encoded by the coding sequence ATGGCGATGATGAAACGTTTCATGCTTTTTATGGCGGTCAACCTTTTGGTTGTCGTTACAATTTCAATTGTTCTTAACGTCCTAGGTGTTCGCCCCTACATCACGGCCCAGGGGTTGGACATGACATCTTTGGCTATCTTTTGTTTGGTGTGGGGAATGGGTGGGGCTTTTATTTCCTTGGGTCTTTCCCGCATTTTGGCGAAGATGTTTCTCAAGGTGAAAGTCATTGACCCCGTCACGGCTTCGGGAGACGCGGCGTGGTTGGTCCAAACGGTGCACCAATTGTCTCGGCACGCCAATCTTCCCGGGATGCCTGAAGTGGGGATTTACGAAAGTCCCGAACTTAACGCTTTTGCCACCGGGCCCACCAAGCGTCGGTCTTTGGTGGCCGTTTCCTCAGGACTTTTGGAACGGATGGACCGGAACCAGGTGGAAGGTGTTTTGGGCCACGAGGTCAGTCACATCGCCAACGGCGACATGGTGACCATGACTCTCCTGCAAGGTGTGGTGAACGCTTTCGTCATGTTTCTCGCCCGCATCATCGCGTTCGCCATCAGTCAAAACGTGAAAGAAGGGAGTCGCCGGATGGTCCAATTCACCGTGACCATCGTTTTGGAAATCTTGCTCAGTTTCTTGGGGATGATGGTGGTGGCGGCTTTTTCCCGTTACCGGGAGTTTCGTGCGGACGCCAGCGGCGCTCGGTTGACGGGGCGGGAAAAAATGATCGCCGCGTTGGAAGGGCTCCGCCGTGGGGTGGGCCTTGAAGACAAACGCGCCCCTTCTTTGGCGGCCTTCAAAATTTCAGGGAAACGCGGAGGTCTCATGGCTCTGATGGCCACTCACCCGCCGCTGGACGTTCGAATCGCCCGCCTCCGTCAGTCGACGGGCGCCTTCTAA
- a CDS encoding methionyl-tRNA formyltransferase, which translates to MAVPFLERLAKNSHVMGVVTSPDRPAGRGYALAPTEVKRAAEALGLPVQQPEKLAGFSLAGSFGKTPDVGIVVAYGHLIPPSVFNEPRRGLVNVHFSLVPRYRGAGPMQWALIRGESETGVSLFQIEKGLDTGPVFLQGRMPIEAKDNAVTLREKLVGQGIELMEEFLRKLEQGDCSPVPQSGEVLMAPQLTKEDGRIRWGQRSALDIVNLIRGTYEWPGAFGILKGQRVKIRRAEAEIQQSGRPGEITAVEKGRGFLVKCSPDSLWVLRVQPEGKKEMDASDFWNGARLAVGDRFEE; encoded by the coding sequence GTGGCCGTTCCGTTTTTGGAACGGTTAGCGAAAAATTCCCATGTGATGGGGGTCGTGACCTCCCCAGATCGTCCCGCGGGGCGCGGGTATGCTCTGGCACCCACGGAAGTGAAACGGGCGGCAGAGGCGCTGGGCTTGCCTGTTCAGCAACCGGAAAAGTTGGCGGGTTTTTCTCTAGCGGGAAGTTTTGGGAAAACGCCCGATGTGGGGATTGTTGTCGCGTATGGCCATCTGATTCCGCCTAGCGTTTTTAACGAGCCTCGCCGCGGTCTTGTGAACGTTCATTTTTCCCTCGTGCCCCGCTACCGGGGAGCTGGCCCCATGCAATGGGCCCTGATTCGGGGGGAATCGGAGACCGGTGTTTCCCTTTTTCAAATTGAAAAGGGTTTGGACACGGGGCCTGTCTTTCTTCAGGGGCGCATGCCCATTGAGGCCAAAGATAATGCCGTGACGTTGCGGGAGAAACTGGTGGGGCAGGGGATTGAACTTATGGAGGAGTTCCTGCGTAAATTGGAGCAAGGGGATTGTTCCCCTGTTCCCCAATCCGGGGAAGTCCTAATGGCTCCCCAATTGACGAAAGAAGACGGTCGAATTCGTTGGGGACAGCGTTCCGCTCTTGATATCGTCAATTTGATTCGCGGAACCTACGAGTGGCCCGGTGCTTTCGGGATTTTGAAAGGCCAACGGGTGAAGATTCGCCGGGCCGAAGCAGAAATTCAACAATCGGGTCGACCCGGGGAGATCACCGCCGTCGAGAAAGGGCGAGGATTTTTGGTAAAATGTTCCCCCGATAGTCTTTGGGTGTTACGGGTTCAGCCTGAAGGGAAAAAAGAAATGGACGCATCTGATTTTTGGAACGGCGCTCGCCTGGCGGTGGGCGACCGATTTGAAGAATAA
- the def gene encoding peptide deformylase → MDHAIPKNLPSLLPIVKYGNPVLVKKAKPVGTIDDAVLRLIPVMFNTMYAEPGIGLAAPQVGVSVRLMVVDVAPDGKSQPLALINPKIEVWKGRIRSEEGCLSFPGIQVTVPRAAWVKVSAINEKGLPITIEAEGLLSRCLQHEMDHLDGVVMIDHLSLAQRVKTLWEIRTRKKSGLW, encoded by the coding sequence ATGGATCACGCCATTCCCAAAAATCTTCCCTCGTTGCTGCCGATCGTGAAATACGGGAACCCGGTCTTGGTCAAAAAGGCTAAACCTGTGGGAACGATTGATGACGCGGTACTTCGATTAATTCCCGTCATGTTTAACACCATGTATGCCGAGCCCGGTATTGGATTGGCGGCGCCCCAGGTGGGCGTCTCTGTTCGTCTCATGGTCGTGGACGTTGCTCCGGATGGGAAAAGCCAACCCCTGGCTCTCATCAACCCAAAGATAGAGGTCTGGAAAGGGCGCATTCGGTCGGAAGAAGGGTGCCTTTCTTTTCCGGGGATCCAGGTGACGGTTCCTCGGGCGGCTTGGGTCAAAGTTTCAGCCATCAATGAGAAGGGGTTGCCCATCACCATTGAAGCGGAGGGACTTTTGTCCCGATGCCTTCAACACGAAATGGATCATCTGGATGGGGTGGTAATGATCGACCATTTGTCCCTGGCCCAACGGGTTAAAACGCTTTGGGAAATTCGCACACGAAAAAAATCCGGTCTCTGGTAG
- a CDS encoding iron-sulfur cluster assembly accessory protein, giving the protein MITLTETAAKKVKDIFTGDPSLAGKSLRVVVEKGGCSSYQYGFTFDDKKEGDTELDQAGVKLLVDPQTAGLLTGSVVDYKEDFSGGGFAISNPNAKSSCGCGKSFNA; this is encoded by the coding sequence ATGATCACACTGACGGAAACCGCGGCAAAGAAAGTGAAAGATATTTTTACCGGGGACCCTTCTCTGGCCGGAAAATCCCTCCGGGTGGTGGTGGAGAAGGGGGGGTGCTCCAGTTACCAATACGGGTTTACCTTTGACGATAAAAAAGAGGGGGACACGGAATTGGATCAAGCGGGAGTGAAACTTCTCGTGGATCCGCAGACCGCCGGACTGCTCACAGGGTCGGTGGTTGATTACAAAGAAGATTTTTCGGGCGGCGGATTCGCCATCTCTAACCCCAACGCGAAATCTTCCTGTGGTTGTGGCAAATCCTTCAACGCCTAA
- a CDS encoding iron-sulfur cluster assembly accessory protein, whose translation MTDRAAARAQVLLAARKPQDRALRVKVTPGGCSGFSYNLDPWSGPAPAEDHRVDLENLTVYVDKKSLLFLAGTTLDYEDTVFSRRFIFKNPNASTSCSCGESFAV comes from the coding sequence ATCACCGATCGGGCCGCGGCCCGCGCCCAGGTATTGCTCGCCGCCCGGAAACCCCAGGACCGCGCCCTCCGCGTTAAGGTCACGCCGGGCGGGTGTTCTGGATTCAGCTACAACCTGGACCCCTGGTCCGGACCGGCCCCAGCGGAAGACCATCGGGTGGATCTAGAAAATCTTACGGTTTACGTGGATAAAAAAAGTCTGCTCTTCCTGGCCGGCACAACCCTGGATTACGAGGACACCGTCTTTTCCCGCCGCTTCATTTTCAAAAACCCCAACGCGTCCACGTCCTGTTCGTGCGGAGAATCTTTCGCAGTATAA
- a CDS encoding helix-turn-helix transcriptional regulator, which produces MKNNISEFVKKERKESRLTQIDLAKKAGVGLRFLRDLEQGKPSLRMDTTNKVLVLFGKCLGPTDLTRHEN; this is translated from the coding sequence ATGAAAAACAATATCTCAGAATTTGTGAAGAAAGAACGCAAGGAGTCGCGCCTGACTCAAATCGACCTGGCGAAAAAAGCTGGCGTGGGGCTACGGTTCCTTCGAGATTTGGAGCAGGGCAAACCCTCCCTTCGTATGGATACCACCAATAAAGTCCTCGTTCTTTTCGGAAAATGTCTCGGACCAACGGATCTCACGCGCCACGAGAATTGA
- a CDS encoding HipA N-terminal domain-containing protein, producing MDNEQRAAVFAFNQRAGTLSKTAQGFIFVYEPTYLKSPEAHPISFSLPLREKAYECPRLFSFFDGLLPEGWLLDLTAKAAKIDKTDKFRLLLHTGRDPVGAVSVRPITYNEK from the coding sequence ATAGACAACGAACAGCGGGCCGCCGTTTTCGCATTTAACCAAAGGGCCGGTACCCTATCAAAAACGGCCCAGGGTTTTATTTTTGTTTACGAACCAACCTATTTAAAATCCCCGGAGGCTCACCCCATAAGTTTTTCACTCCCTCTTCGAGAAAAAGCGTATGAATGCCCCCGCCTTTTCTCTTTCTTTGACGGCCTTCTTCCTGAGGGCTGGCTCTTGGACCTCACGGCCAAAGCGGCCAAAATTGACAAAACCGACAAATTCAGGCTTCTATTGCACACGGGACGGGATCCTGTGGGTGCCGTAAGTGTGCGCCCGATAACTTACAATGAAAAATAA
- a CDS encoding HipA domain-containing protein, producing the protein MKNNCLSCLKPSDNKTYHPKCLKSLFGKSRVPLIPFGTAEVPGQALKTNMRMSISGIQMKLSVRIDPETWRVETVSEGGTHILKPEPGTFAELPHNENLCMNMASTLGLNVPPHGLFAMADGTFCYIVKRFDRLENGKKLPKETFFQISGQENKYAGSLESLGKIIRLHATRTGLDALDFFERVLFCYLIGNGDMHQKNWALLTDPQRVIKLAPCYDFVSSKVYLPDESDSALTVNGKHHGLTRKDFEVLATSLRIDPKASQFTFKKFSSTLERLITFAQTSTLSPVLREKLIGLIQERHRRLFTTLKEG; encoded by the coding sequence ATGAAAAATAATTGTCTGTCTTGCCTAAAACCGTCGGATAATAAAACGTACCACCCGAAATGCCTAAAGTCTCTTTTTGGGAAATCACGCGTTCCCCTGATCCCCTTCGGCACCGCGGAGGTTCCGGGACAAGCCCTTAAAACGAACATGCGCATGTCCATATCGGGAATTCAAATGAAACTGTCCGTAAGGATTGATCCGGAAACCTGGAGAGTTGAAACCGTTTCAGAGGGAGGGACTCACATTTTGAAACCCGAACCCGGAACTTTCGCCGAACTCCCCCACAATGAAAACCTCTGCATGAATATGGCGTCCACGTTGGGCTTAAATGTTCCACCGCACGGATTATTTGCAATGGCGGACGGGACCTTCTGCTACATCGTGAAAAGGTTCGATCGTCTGGAAAACGGAAAGAAGTTACCGAAAGAAACATTTTTTCAAATTTCCGGCCAAGAAAACAAATACGCTGGATCCTTGGAGAGCTTGGGGAAAATCATCCGCCTTCATGCCACCCGAACAGGTCTCGACGCCCTAGATTTTTTTGAGCGCGTTCTCTTCTGTTATTTAATTGGCAACGGCGACATGCACCAAAAGAATTGGGCCCTCTTAACAGACCCCCAGAGGGTGATCAAACTGGCCCCTTGCTACGACTTTGTGTCGTCCAAAGTGTATCTCCCGGACGAATCAGACTCCGCTTTGACAGTCAACGGCAAACACCACGGACTCACACGGAAAGATTTTGAAGTCCTGGCGACATCACTCCGCATCGATCCGAAGGCCTCTCAGTTTACTTTTAAAAAATTCAGCTCGACGCTTGAAAGGCTCATCACATTCGCCCAGACATCAACGCTCTCCCCCGTCCTTCGCGAAAAACTTATCGGGCTTATACAGGAACGCCACCGGCGACTGTTTACGACTTTGAAGGAAGGGTAG